The Aggregatilinea lenta genome includes a region encoding these proteins:
- a CDS encoding pseudouridine synthase has product MPEERLQKLISQAGITSRRASEELIKQGRVLVNGTTAKVGDKADLARDTVTVDGQKLKSDVEYVYYLLNKPYNVLSSNKRFGNEKRKLVGELIPHEGHLFTVGRLDADSEGLILLTNDGELANRLMHPRYEHTKTYNVLVEGTPTAETLNVWRKGVTLDEKKALPVKIKVLSSDPNETWLELVMREGRKRQIRRTALMLGHGVKRLIRVKIDMLEIGHLQPGQWRKLSSTEVRLLKQNAKSRK; this is encoded by the coding sequence TTGCCAGAAGAACGGTTACAGAAATTGATTTCCCAGGCGGGCATCACATCGCGGCGCGCCTCCGAGGAACTGATCAAGCAGGGCCGCGTGCTGGTCAACGGCACAACGGCGAAGGTTGGCGACAAGGCCGACCTCGCGCGCGACACGGTCACCGTGGACGGCCAGAAACTGAAGTCGGACGTCGAATACGTGTACTACCTGCTCAACAAGCCCTACAACGTGCTGTCGTCCAACAAGCGCTTTGGCAACGAGAAGCGCAAGTTGGTCGGCGAGCTGATCCCACACGAGGGTCACCTGTTTACCGTGGGGCGGCTCGACGCCGACAGCGAGGGGCTGATCCTGCTGACCAACGACGGCGAGCTGGCGAACCGCCTGATGCACCCGCGCTACGAGCACACCAAGACGTACAACGTGCTGGTCGAAGGCACGCCCACGGCGGAGACGCTCAATGTGTGGCGCAAGGGCGTCACGCTCGACGAAAAGAAGGCCTTGCCGGTGAAGATCAAGGTGCTGTCCAGCGATCCGAACGAAACCTGGCTGGAGTTGGTCATGCGCGAAGGCCGCAAGCGCCAGATCCGCCGCACAGCCCTGATGCTCGGCCACGGCGTCAAGCGCCTGATCCGCGTGAAGATCGACATGCTGGAGATCGGTCACCTGCAGCCCGGCCAGTGGCGCAAGCTCTCCTCGACCGAAGTTCGCCTGCTGAAGCAAAACGCGAAATCGCGCAAATAG
- a CDS encoding PP2C family protein-serine/threonine phosphatase — MSQPSAPMPGRQHLSTLYEITRTLNSSLDLDEVLENVMERVIDVTGAERGFLMLCDADRDQLEFKVARGMDRSEIESPEFQVSYTIVRQVARDHVPLLTDNAQYDTRLGGQSIIVLGLRSILCVPMAVKGRLIGLVYVDNRLQTGLFNEDHLALLAAFADQAAAAIENARLYQVAVEKGRMERELQLAYELQRGLMPRDLPTIEGYEIAADWRSAREVAGDFYDCFRFDDCTLAAVIADVSDKGAPAALFMAMTHSLIRGTALSAREPEETLRQVNRVLLNDSESGMFVTVYYSILHCGGEMIGVNAGHNRPLLVHTGRGTHEFLPRGGRPLGWFADLPVRALPIQLEPGDVIVYYTDGLTESENPAGEPFGEDRLVEATRSVADRPAGEILRNITQALVAFMGTAPAFDDTTLMVVRYLGDPA; from the coding sequence ATGTCACAACCATCCGCGCCCATGCCCGGTCGCCAACACCTCTCCACGCTGTATGAAATCACCCGCACGCTCAACTCCAGCCTGGACCTGGACGAGGTGCTCGAAAACGTCATGGAGCGCGTGATCGACGTCACCGGCGCAGAGCGCGGCTTTTTGATGCTGTGCGACGCGGACCGCGACCAGTTGGAGTTCAAGGTGGCACGCGGCATGGATCGCAGCGAGATCGAGTCGCCGGAGTTCCAGGTCAGCTACACGATCGTGCGGCAGGTCGCGCGCGACCACGTGCCGCTGCTGACCGATAACGCGCAGTACGATACGCGACTGGGCGGCCAGAGCATCATCGTGCTGGGGCTGCGCTCGATCCTGTGCGTGCCGATGGCGGTCAAGGGACGCCTGATCGGGCTGGTCTACGTGGACAACCGGCTCCAGACGGGCCTGTTTAACGAAGATCACCTCGCGCTGCTGGCTGCCTTTGCGGATCAAGCGGCGGCAGCCATCGAAAACGCAAGGCTGTATCAGGTTGCCGTCGAAAAAGGCCGCATGGAGCGCGAGCTGCAACTGGCCTACGAGCTTCAACGCGGGCTGATGCCGCGCGACCTGCCTACCATCGAGGGCTACGAGATCGCCGCGGATTGGCGCTCGGCACGCGAAGTGGCGGGCGACTTTTACGACTGCTTCCGCTTCGACGACTGCACGCTGGCGGCGGTGATCGCGGACGTGTCCGACAAAGGCGCGCCCGCCGCGCTGTTCATGGCGATGACGCACAGCCTGATCCGGGGCACCGCGCTGTCCGCCCGCGAGCCGGAAGAAACGCTGCGGCAGGTCAATCGCGTGCTGCTCAACGACTCGGAATCGGGCATGTTCGTCACGGTCTACTACAGCATTCTGCACTGCGGCGGCGAGATGATCGGCGTAAACGCGGGCCACAATCGCCCGCTGCTAGTCCATACGGGGCGCGGCACACACGAATTTCTGCCGCGCGGAGGCCGTCCGCTGGGCTGGTTCGCGGATCTGCCCGTGCGCGCCCTCCCGATCCAGTTGGAGCCGGGTGACGTGATCGTATACTACACCGATGGCCTGACCGAGTCCGAGAATCCCGCCGGGGAGCCGTTCGGCGAAGATCGACTGGTCGAGGCGACGCGCAGCGTGGCGGATCGCCCGGCGGGGGAGATCCTGCGGAATATCACGCAGGCGCTCGTCGCGTTCATGGGCACGGCCCCCGCCTTTGACGATACCACCCTGATGGTCGTGCGCTACCTGGGCGACCCCGCCTGA
- a CDS encoding dipeptidase produces MNPYDYADAHREAFLAELETLLRIPSVSTLSEHKGDVHRAAEWFRQHLLDIGMTRAELFETPGHPLVYAEWLGAPGAPTVLVYGHYDVQPVDDPEGQWKSDPFEPVIRGGALYARGATDDKGQTLTQVKAVQSLLENGGMPVNIKFLIEGEEESGSVNLYDFIDNHHDLLRCDVAVISDTHILGKDRPSIVIGLRGMTYLEIEVRGPSHDLHSGSYGGVVHNPAQALVEILAAMHDAQGHITIPGFYDRVQVLTPEQRADLAKNPMSLERLQAETDISEAWGEPEFDLHERIGIRPTLEINGIVGGWTGEGAKTVLPARAMAKVSCRLVPNQNAIEIEKLIADFVAAHTPPTVTSETRVLHRGDWAVVDTDSPYFRAAADAYTFGFGKAPVYMREGGSIPVVASLQRAFDIPVILMGFGLPDDNLHGPNEKFDLECFYSGIRTAIKFYETIGAMH; encoded by the coding sequence ATGAATCCCTATGATTACGCCGACGCGCACCGCGAGGCATTTCTCGCCGAGCTGGAAACGCTGCTGCGTATTCCCAGCGTGAGCACGCTGTCCGAGCACAAAGGCGACGTGCACCGCGCGGCGGAGTGGTTCCGGCAGCACCTGCTGGACATCGGCATGACGCGCGCCGAGCTGTTCGAGACGCCCGGCCACCCTCTGGTGTACGCGGAATGGCTGGGCGCGCCCGGCGCGCCGACCGTGCTAGTCTACGGTCACTACGACGTGCAGCCGGTGGACGACCCGGAAGGCCAGTGGAAGTCCGACCCGTTCGAGCCGGTGATCCGGGGCGGGGCGCTGTATGCGCGCGGCGCGACGGACGACAAGGGCCAGACCCTGACGCAGGTCAAGGCCGTGCAGAGCCTGCTGGAAAACGGTGGCATGCCGGTCAACATCAAGTTCCTGATCGAGGGTGAAGAAGAGAGCGGCTCGGTCAATCTGTACGACTTTATCGACAACCACCACGACCTGCTGCGCTGCGATGTGGCAGTGATCTCGGACACGCACATCCTGGGCAAGGACAGGCCGTCGATCGTAATCGGGCTGCGCGGCATGACGTACCTGGAGATTGAGGTGCGCGGCCCATCGCACGATTTGCATTCCGGCAGCTACGGCGGCGTGGTACACAATCCGGCGCAGGCGCTGGTCGAGATCCTGGCCGCGATGCACGACGCGCAGGGCCACATCACCATCCCCGGCTTCTACGACCGCGTGCAGGTGCTGACGCCGGAGCAGCGCGCCGATCTGGCGAAAAACCCCATGTCGCTCGAGCGCCTTCAGGCGGAAACCGACATCAGCGAAGCGTGGGGCGAGCCGGAATTTGATCTGCACGAGCGCATCGGCATCCGGCCTACGCTGGAGATCAACGGTATCGTCGGCGGCTGGACGGGGGAGGGCGCGAAGACCGTGCTGCCCGCGCGCGCGATGGCGAAGGTGAGCTGCCGCCTCGTGCCGAACCAGAACGCGATCGAGATCGAGAAGCTGATCGCGGACTTCGTGGCCGCGCACACGCCGCCGACCGTCACCAGCGAAACGCGCGTACTGCATCGCGGCGACTGGGCCGTGGTCGATACAGATTCGCCGTATTTCCGCGCGGCGGCGGACGCATATACGTTTGGCTTCGGTAAGGCACCGGTCTACATGCGCGAAGGCGGCTCGATCCCAGTTGTGGCATCGCTGCAGCGCGCGTTCGACATTCCCGTGATCTTGATGGGCTTCGGCCTGCCGGACGATAACCTGCACGGCCCGAACGAGAAGTTCGACCTGGAGTGCTTCTACTCCGGCATCCGCACCGCGATCAAGTTCTACGAGACCATCGGCGCGATGCACTAA
- the acs gene encoding acetate--CoA ligase: MARNGNGSGDVYYPSDEVLAQAHIKDRDAVSAEMSADLAGAWGRIAREEFEWSRPWDVTLDESDAPFYKWFVGGRTNIVTNALDRHQKTWRRNKAALLWEGENYEQRTYTYQQLHREVSRFASVLRAMGVKQGDRVTIYMGRIPEIVIAMLACAKIGAVHSVVYGGFSVEALHGRIEDSESNVAITADGSWLRGNVVPLKDIMDEALQRAPTVQTVIVVKRTGQDVHMEPGRDLWYHDLMNLPIADPHIETVQVDAEDPLYLLYTSGTTGKPKAILHTHGGYMVGVATTLKWVFDLKDDDTWWCAADPGWVTGHSYIVYGPLLLGMTSVMYEGGPNYPFPNRWWDIVERHGITVMYTAPTAIRGLMRFGDAWPNRHDLSTLRLLGSVGEPINPEAWRWYHRVIGKERCPIMDTWWQTETGHFMITPLPCTPLKPGSASLPFPGVEVDVLDEEGNPAAPNEEGYLVIKRPWPGMMRTIYGDPERYVQSYWTRFPGLYMTGDSARRDEDGYIWVIGRVDDVIKVSGYRLGTAEIESALVSHPSVAEAACIGVPDEVRGSIIQAYCILRAGIEPTQRLVEILRDHVAHEVGPIAKPSMIEFVESLPKTRSGKIMRRVLKARALGQPEGDLSTLET, encoded by the coding sequence ATGGCCCGGAATGGAAATGGCTCCGGCGATGTTTATTACCCTTCCGATGAGGTTCTAGCCCAGGCACATATTAAAGACCGCGATGCAGTGAGCGCCGAGATGAGTGCCGATCTCGCGGGGGCGTGGGGACGCATCGCGCGTGAGGAGTTCGAGTGGTCCAGGCCGTGGGACGTGACGCTCGACGAATCGGACGCGCCGTTCTATAAGTGGTTCGTGGGCGGCAGGACAAACATCGTCACAAATGCGCTGGACCGCCACCAGAAGACGTGGCGGCGTAACAAGGCCGCGTTGTTGTGGGAAGGTGAAAACTACGAGCAGCGCACGTATACGTACCAGCAGCTTCACCGCGAAGTCAGCCGCTTCGCCAGTGTGCTGCGGGCGATGGGCGTCAAGCAGGGCGACCGAGTCACGATCTACATGGGCCGCATCCCGGAGATCGTGATTGCCATGCTGGCCTGCGCCAAGATCGGCGCGGTGCATTCCGTGGTCTACGGCGGCTTCTCGGTCGAGGCGCTGCATGGTCGCATTGAGGACAGTGAGAGCAACGTCGCCATTACCGCCGATGGCTCGTGGCTGCGCGGTAATGTCGTGCCGTTGAAGGACATCATGGACGAGGCGCTTCAGCGCGCACCCACGGTACAGACGGTGATCGTGGTCAAGCGCACCGGCCAGGACGTACACATGGAGCCGGGGCGCGACCTGTGGTATCACGACCTGATGAACCTGCCCATCGCGGACCCGCACATCGAGACGGTGCAGGTGGATGCCGAAGATCCGCTCTATCTGCTTTACACCAGCGGCACGACTGGCAAGCCCAAAGCGATCCTGCACACGCACGGCGGCTACATGGTCGGCGTCGCCACGACGCTCAAGTGGGTGTTTGACCTGAAGGACGATGATACGTGGTGGTGCGCCGCCGACCCCGGCTGGGTGACCGGGCACAGTTACATCGTCTACGGGCCGCTGCTGTTGGGCATGACCAGCGTGATGTACGAGGGCGGACCGAACTACCCGTTCCCCAACCGCTGGTGGGACATCGTGGAGCGGCACGGCATCACGGTGATGTACACTGCTCCAACGGCCATCCGAGGCCTGATGCGCTTTGGCGACGCGTGGCCGAACCGCCACGATCTGAGCACACTGCGGCTTCTCGGCAGCGTCGGCGAGCCGATCAACCCGGAGGCGTGGCGCTGGTACCACCGCGTGATCGGCAAGGAACGCTGCCCAATTATGGACACATGGTGGCAGACGGAAACCGGCCACTTCATGATCACACCGCTGCCCTGCACGCCGCTCAAGCCCGGCAGCGCGTCGCTGCCGTTCCCCGGCGTCGAAGTAGACGTGCTCGACGAGGAAGGTAATCCGGCGGCCCCCAACGAAGAAGGCTATCTGGTCATCAAGCGTCCGTGGCCGGGCATGATGCGTACCATTTACGGCGATCCCGAGCGCTACGTGCAGAGTTACTGGACGCGCTTCCCCGGTCTGTACATGACCGGCGACAGCGCCCGGCGCGACGAGGATGGTTATATCTGGGTCATTGGGCGTGTGGACGACGTGATCAAGGTCAGCGGCTACCGCCTGGGCACAGCAGAGATCGAGAGCGCGCTGGTCAGCCACCCGTCCGTGGCAGAGGCGGCGTGCATCGGCGTGCCGGACGAGGTGCGCGGCAGTATTATCCAGGCGTACTGCATTCTGCGCGCCGGGATCGAGCCGACACAGCGGCTGGTCGAGATCCTGCGCGATCATGTCGCGCACGAGGTCGGCCCGATTGCCAAGCCGTCGATGATCGAGTTCGTAGAATCGCTGCCCAAGACGCGCAGCGGCAAGATTATGCGGCGCGTGCTCAAGGCGCGCGCGCTCGGCCAGCCGGAAGGCGACCTGAGCACGCTGGAGACGTAG
- a CDS encoding sigma-70 family RNA polymerase sigma factor, whose product MIQELMNRADQRGYVTFEDVLELLDEDSDDVNAIEAVLDELDELGIELRQDTSDDDDDDELDQREREFEAEEESHDPGVGDINAVSADDPVGLYFRQMAQEPLLTANEEIELAKRIELGREALPQLEELSPVDEDYDRLMQLVNDGQSAREHLGRANTRLVVSIAKRYMGQGLPFPDLIQEGNVGLMRAVDKYDYKRGNRFSTYATWWIRQAITRALAQKTRTIRIPLHMTERIRQMYRTAQVLEQTLGHRPTPEEIAKEMELPPESVRGMMDASQHAIALERPVGDDGDSEFGDFIEDQDSPSPVEAATQHLLQETIEEVLSELTPRQSHILRLRFGLGGGEPHTLEEIANKFGLSRERIRQLEKEALRRLRHPRLAHNLRDYLS is encoded by the coding sequence GTGATACAGGAACTCATGAACCGCGCCGACCAGCGCGGCTATGTCACGTTTGAAGATGTGCTGGAGTTGTTGGACGAAGACAGCGATGATGTGAACGCCATTGAGGCTGTCCTGGACGAGCTTGACGAACTCGGCATTGAGTTGCGCCAAGACACGTCAGACGACGACGATGATGATGAGCTGGACCAGCGCGAGCGCGAATTTGAGGCCGAAGAAGAGTCTCATGACCCCGGTGTAGGCGACATCAACGCCGTGTCGGCAGATGACCCCGTGGGGTTGTACTTCCGGCAGATGGCGCAGGAGCCTCTGCTGACGGCCAACGAAGAAATCGAGCTGGCGAAGCGCATCGAACTAGGCCGCGAGGCGCTCCCTCAATTGGAAGAGCTATCGCCGGTCGACGAAGACTACGATCGTCTAATGCAGCTCGTCAACGACGGCCAGTCCGCCCGCGAGCACCTGGGCCGCGCCAACACGCGGCTGGTGGTCAGCATCGCCAAGCGCTATATGGGCCAGGGCCTGCCCTTCCCGGATCTGATCCAGGAAGGCAACGTCGGCCTGATGCGCGCCGTAGACAAGTACGACTACAAGCGCGGGAACCGCTTCAGCACCTACGCGACGTGGTGGATTCGCCAGGCGATCACCCGCGCGCTGGCGCAGAAGACCCGCACGATCCGCATTCCGCTCCACATGACCGAACGCATCCGCCAGATGTACCGGACGGCGCAGGTTTTGGAGCAAACGCTGGGGCACCGCCCCACGCCAGAAGAGATCGCCAAGGAAATGGAACTGCCGCCGGAGAGCGTGCGGGGCATGATGGACGCCAGCCAGCACGCGATCGCGCTGGAACGTCCGGTGGGCGATGACGGCGACAGCGAGTTTGGCGACTTCATCGAAGACCAGGACTCGCCCAGCCCGGTCGAGGCGGCGACGCAGCACCTGCTGCAGGAAACGATCGAAGAAGTGCTCAGCGAACTCACACCGCGCCAGAGCCACATTCTGCGGCTGCGGTTCGGCCTGGGCGGCGGGGAGCCGCACACGCTGGAAGAGATCGCCAACAAGTTTGGCCTCAGCCGCGAGCGCATCCGCCAGCTCGAAAAAGAGGCGCTGCGGCGTCTGCGCCACCCGCGCCTTGCGCACAACCTGCGCGATTACCTGAGCTGA
- a CDS encoding cobalamin B12-binding domain-containing protein, giving the protein MALIEEIREAVINGQAKVAVPKVQQALDDGVPADQILHDGLIDAMREVGRMFEEGEYFVPEMLIAARAMKGALEILKPYLVDQGIEPLGRIAIGTVKGDLHDIGKSLVAMMLEGAGFEVIDLGVDVPPEKFIDQINSGAQIVAMSALLTTTMPNMKTTIEAIEGAGLRDRVKVMVGGAPVTNAYASQIGADGFSEDASSAVRTAVGLIGK; this is encoded by the coding sequence ATGGCACTCATTGAAGAGATTCGAGAAGCAGTTATTAACGGTCAGGCAAAGGTTGCTGTGCCCAAAGTTCAACAGGCGCTGGATGACGGCGTGCCCGCCGACCAGATTCTGCACGATGGCTTGATCGATGCCATGCGCGAAGTCGGGCGTATGTTCGAAGAGGGCGAGTATTTCGTGCCCGAAATGCTCATCGCCGCGCGTGCAATGAAAGGTGCGTTGGAGATCCTCAAGCCGTACCTCGTTGACCAGGGCATTGAACCGCTGGGCCGCATTGCGATTGGCACGGTCAAGGGCGACCTGCACGACATCGGCAAGTCGCTGGTGGCGATGATGCTCGAAGGCGCGGGCTTCGAGGTGATCGACCTCGGCGTGGACGTGCCGCCGGAAAAGTTCATCGACCAGATCAACAGCGGTGCGCAGATCGTGGCGATGTCGGCCCTGCTGACGACGACCATGCCCAACATGAAGACGACCATCGAAGCAATTGAGGGCGCGGGGCTGCGCGATCGGGTCAAGGTGATGGTCGGCGGCGCACCCGTGACCAACGCCTACGCCTCGCAGATCGGCGCGGACGGCTTCTCTGAAGACGCATCCTCGGCGGTGCGCACGGCGGTGGGGCTGATCGGAAAATGA
- a CDS encoding DUF1638 domain-containing protein produces the protein MNRYLALTCEALARSTYAIAATTPHTVSVQLFEQGLHNTPKVLRASLQAQIDAVPPGEYDAILLLYGMCGTSTIGLAARQLPLVIPRAHDCITLYLGSRERYDAEFNAHPGTYWYSLDYMERNRDANASGLGAMNLGEMDEVYAEYVEKYGQDNADYLMEVMGEWGKHYDRAVFIDMDTGDGMRFEQMAQQQAERRNWLFERKQGNRRLLEMVLNGEWPDDEVLVVPPGHAIRQRAGDGLIAAEPLDEPRD, from the coding sequence ATGAACCGTTACCTCGCCCTGACGTGCGAGGCTCTGGCGCGGAGCACCTACGCGATTGCAGCCACAACGCCGCATACGGTTTCGGTTCAGTTGTTCGAGCAGGGCCTTCACAATACGCCGAAGGTCCTGCGCGCCTCTCTCCAGGCGCAGATCGACGCGGTGCCGCCCGGTGAATATGATGCGATCCTGCTGCTCTACGGCATGTGCGGCACGTCGACCATCGGGCTGGCGGCGCGGCAGCTCCCGCTGGTGATTCCGCGCGCCCACGACTGCATTACGCTTTACCTTGGCTCGCGCGAGCGCTACGACGCGGAGTTCAATGCGCATCCCGGCACGTACTGGTACAGCCTCGACTACATGGAGCGCAACCGCGACGCAAACGCGTCGGGGCTGGGCGCGATGAACCTGGGCGAGATGGACGAGGTTTACGCGGAATATGTCGAGAAGTACGGCCAGGACAACGCCGATTATCTGATGGAAGTTATGGGCGAGTGGGGCAAGCACTACGACCGGGCCGTGTTCATTGACATGGATACCGGCGACGGGATGCGCTTCGAGCAGATGGCGCAGCAGCAGGCCGAGCGGCGCAATTGGCTCTTCGAGCGCAAGCAGGGCAACCGCCGCCTGCTGGAAATGGTGCTCAACGGCGAGTGGCCCGACGATGAAGTGCTTGTCGTGCCGCCGGGTCACGCGATCCGGCAGCGCGCGGGCGACGGTTTGATCGCGGCGGAACCCCTGGACGAGCCTCGTGACTGA
- a CDS encoding ASKHA domain-containing protein, whose product MTEVAFQPIGRRVQAKPGQTLLEAAQQAGVALSAVCGGAGICGDCRVRVQRGAVSALNDTEVDLITDADLDSGLRLACQTLIEDAGEIVVDVPAESLSAPQRSQVEGEEIPLAVAPVVAVHDVRVEPPSIHNLAGDWERLQGIVPADWHATAPVLAQLSGTVRAHDWQTRLIGRGREVAAFLPPDTAPFGFAVDVGTTGLAAYLVDLVTGETRGMKGATNPQIAYGEDVMARLTLAMREPEGRARLQASIIAGLNDLLRDVCAQAGVSREQVVDVVLVGNTAMHHLLLGLPVEQLGSAPYVPAVSAAVSTPAHALGLDVTEGAALYMPPNVAGFVGADHVSMLLATATAEQPGVTLSLDIGTNTEISLNANGTLWCCSTASGPAFEGAHIRDGMRAADGAIERLIWQDGALRWMTINHAPPVGLCGSGILDAVAVLRAADILRPTGAMRRDRPGVHAEQVNPWYEIVPATQSGHGREVAMSRADVNEVQLAKAAIRAGIKLLVERAGLDEADIDRVIVAGAFGNYIDLENAIAIGMFPPLPLERFHQVGNAAGIGAKRLLINAQERQRAAGIAARLNYIELTNHPDFTDRFSQAVLLTPDPWE is encoded by the coding sequence GTGACTGAAGTTGCCTTCCAACCTATCGGGCGGCGTGTGCAGGCGAAGCCGGGCCAGACGCTGCTCGAAGCGGCACAGCAGGCGGGAGTGGCGCTGTCGGCGGTGTGCGGCGGCGCGGGCATCTGCGGCGACTGCCGCGTGCGCGTGCAGCGCGGCGCGGTGAGCGCGCTCAACGACACCGAAGTTGACCTGATCACTGATGCCGATCTGGACAGCGGGCTGCGGCTGGCCTGCCAGACGCTGATCGAAGACGCAGGCGAGATCGTGGTGGACGTGCCTGCGGAGTCGCTCAGCGCGCCGCAGCGCAGTCAGGTCGAGGGCGAGGAGATCCCGCTGGCTGTCGCGCCGGTCGTCGCTGTGCACGACGTGCGCGTCGAGCCGCCGTCGATCCACAACCTTGCGGGCGACTGGGAACGGCTGCAAGGCATCGTCCCCGCCGACTGGCACGCGACGGCTCCGGTGCTGGCGCAGCTTTCTGGCACGGTCCGCGCGCATGACTGGCAGACGCGACTGATTGGGCGAGGGCGCGAAGTAGCTGCGTTCTTGCCACCAGATACCGCGCCGTTTGGGTTTGCTGTGGATGTGGGCACGACCGGGCTGGCCGCCTATCTGGTCGATCTGGTCACGGGCGAGACGCGCGGCATGAAGGGCGCTACCAACCCGCAGATCGCGTATGGTGAGGACGTCATGGCGCGCCTGACACTGGCGATGCGCGAGCCGGAAGGCCGCGCGCGCTTGCAGGCGTCGATCATCGCGGGGCTGAACGACCTGCTGCGCGACGTTTGCGCGCAGGCGGGCGTGAGCCGCGAGCAGGTTGTGGACGTGGTGCTGGTCGGCAATACGGCGATGCATCACCTGCTGCTAGGGCTACCAGTCGAGCAGCTTGGCAGCGCGCCCTACGTCCCGGCAGTGTCGGCGGCGGTGAGCACGCCCGCCCACGCGCTTGGGCTGGACGTGACCGAAGGCGCGGCGCTTTACATGCCGCCCAATGTGGCGGGCTTCGTTGGGGCGGATCACGTCTCGATGCTGCTGGCAACGGCGACCGCCGAACAGCCCGGCGTCACGCTGAGCCTGGACATCGGCACGAACACGGAAATTTCGCTCAACGCGAACGGCACGCTGTGGTGCTGCTCGACCGCATCCGGTCCGGCGTTCGAGGGGGCACACATCCGCGACGGGATGCGCGCGGCGGACGGGGCCATCGAGCGGCTGATCTGGCAGGACGGGGCGCTGCGCTGGATGACGATCAACCACGCGCCGCCGGTCGGCCTGTGCGGATCGGGCATCCTCGATGCGGTGGCGGTCCTGCGCGCGGCGGACATCCTGCGGCCCACGGGCGCGATGCGCCGCGATCGACCCGGCGTGCACGCGGAGCAGGTCAACCCGTGGTACGAGATCGTGCCTGCGACGCAATCCGGGCACGGGCGCGAGGTGGCGATGAGCCGTGCCGACGTGAACGAGGTGCAGCTCGCCAAAGCCGCCATTCGCGCCGGGATCAAGCTGCTGGTCGAGCGTGCCGGGTTGGACGAGGCGGATATCGACCGCGTGATTGTGGCGGGCGCGTTCGGCAATTACATCGACCTGGAAAACGCTATCGCGATCGGCATGTTCCCGCCGCTGCCGCTGGAACGCTTCCACCAGGTGGGCAACGCGGCGGGCATTGGCGCGAAGCGGCTGCTGATCAACGCGCAGGAAAGGCAGCGTGCGGCGGGTATCGCGGCGCGGCTGAACTATATCGAGTTAACGAATCACCCGGATTTCACGGATCGCTTCAGCCAGGCCGTGCTGCTGACGCCCGATCCCTGGGAATAG
- a CDS encoding dihydropteroate synthase produces MQTVLKGPSAVVTIGPDEPIVVIGERINPTGRKVFSAELQAGDLSRLPRDAQAQADAGALVLDVNVGAASVDEVALLPQAVQIVQDAVDLPVCIDSANPAALAAALKVCKGRALVNSVNGEAEKMAAVFPLVAEYGATVIALCMDDSGIPATPQGRLAVAEKLLETAHGYGIAPDAILLDPLVMNVGADHTAGRITLETAHQIRERLGCNMTAGASNASHGMPDRDLINTVYLALLRQAGVNAPICNPLKNGLAVRAIDLMLGLDEWGMNYIGLYRVLQKAAEA; encoded by the coding sequence ATGCAGACTGTTCTTAAAGGTCCGTCCGCTGTCGTCACCATCGGCCCGGACGAGCCGATCGTCGTGATCGGCGAGCGCATCAATCCTACGGGGCGCAAGGTCTTCAGCGCGGAGCTTCAGGCGGGCGATCTCAGCCGCCTCCCGCGGGACGCGCAGGCCCAGGCCGACGCGGGCGCGCTGGTGCTGGACGTGAACGTCGGCGCGGCGAGTGTGGACGAAGTCGCGCTGCTGCCGCAGGCGGTGCAGATCGTGCAGGACGCGGTCGATCTGCCGGTGTGCATCGACTCGGCCAATCCCGCGGCGCTGGCCGCGGCGCTCAAGGTCTGCAAGGGCCGCGCGCTGGTGAATTCGGTCAACGGCGAGGCGGAAAAGATGGCGGCGGTGTTCCCGCTGGTGGCGGAATATGGCGCGACGGTGATCGCGCTGTGCATGGACGACAGCGGCATCCCCGCGACGCCGCAGGGCAGGCTGGCCGTGGCGGAAAAGCTGCTCGAAACGGCGCACGGCTACGGCATCGCGCCCGACGCGATCCTGCTCGATCCGCTGGTGATGAACGTCGGCGCGGATCACACGGCGGGGCGCATCACGCTCGAAACGGCGCACCAGATCCGCGAGCGGCTGGGCTGCAACATGACGGCGGGAGCCAGCAACGCCTCGCACGGCATGCCGGACCGCGACCTGATCAACACCGTCTATCTGGCGCTGCTGCGGCAGGCGGGCGTCAACGCGCCGATCTGCAACCCGTTGAAGAACGGGCTGGCCGTGCGCGCGATTGACCTCATGCTCGGTCTTGACGAATGGGGCATGAACTACATCGGGCTGTACCGGGTGCTTCAGAAGGCCGCAGAGGCCTGA